The genomic segment TTTACAGTAGCAAAAGTACGGGGGACTTGAAATTGCCGCTCTGCTAACTGACAAATTACCAGGTTATCCTGATCATCTTCTGTCACAGCCAATACTACATCCATATCTTTAATTCCGGCTTTTTCTAAAACTTTAGCCTCAGAGCCATCACCATTAACTACACGAATACCAAATTTTTCCTCAATCATCAAACATTTATCTACATCCTGTTCAATCAGTGTGACATCATAACCCTTTTTAAGAAACTCTTTTATTAAAAAGCGGCCTGCTTTACCTCCCCCAACTATTAAAATTCGCATAACGATCTTCCTCTCTATTATGTTTCATAATGTATCAAAGAAAAAAAACCGATAAACGGTTTCTCGTTAAAATATCCTCTCTTAGTTTATAATTTTTTTCTCTCCATGTCAAGGATCCTACTATAACTAAATCTCCTTCTTTAAATCATGATTGTCCACTTGCAAATTCTTTTTTATAATTTTACTGCAAAAAGCTAATTTTTCGCTTCAAAAGAAATTTTTCGAATCATCTAAAGTTCAATTTCAGTCGAAATAAGACATACTAACCAATGGGTCATTCTGACCCTTGATTAGCCTATCACATCCTCATTATGAGGCCATTCTTTTCAATCTCACTAAGATGGTTTAACGAAAAATTTCTATGTCGCTCAAAATTAGCTTTTTGCAGTTTATCTATTAGACTTCTTTTGCAATCTCTTCTATTGCTTTTAATGTTTCTTCTACATCTTTTATATTGTTAAAATATCCAAAACTGACTCTTACTGTTCCCTGCTCAAAAGTCCCTATAGTTTGATGTGCCAGCGGTGAACAATGAAGACCACTTCTCACAGCAATATCAAAAACCTGATCCAAAATATATCCCACTTCTGAAGAACTCTCCTCCCCAATATTGAAAGAGACAACAGGAGTCCGGATTTTTCCCAACTCAGGGCCATAGACCTTCACTTTGTCTATTGAAAGCAGGCCCTCCATAAATTTTTGAGTCAAATAATATTCATGCTCCCAAATCTGTTCTAAACCTTCCTTTTTAATAAAATCTAATCCTGCACCCAATCCAACAATCCCGACACTATTTAAAGTTCCACTTTCAAATTTATCCGGCCATACTTCCGGTTGATATAATTCTTCAGATTTACTTCCTGTTCCACCTGCGAAAATTGGGTTAATTTTTATCCCCTTCCGAATATATAATCCCCCTGTTCCAGGAGGACCGTATAAAGATTTATGACCTGGAAATGCCATCATATCAATGGGCAGTTCCTGTAAATTAATTGGTAAAATTCCTGCTGTTTGAGCAGCATCTATCATCACAAGAACTCCCTTTTCTTTTGCCAACTTTGCTATTTTTCCTATATCAAATATATGACCTGTAACATTAGAACCATGGGTCATTACTATTAATTTTGTATTTTCCTTAATTGCTTTTTTTAAAGAATCAAAATCCAGATCTCCTGACTCTGTGAGTCCAATAATGCTAAGTTCAATAATCCCATTTCTTTCTAATTCTTTTAAAGGCCGTATTACTGAATTATGTTCCAGACAGGAAGTAATTACATGATCACCTTTTTCTACTACTCCTCTTATTCCCAAATTCAAAGAATGGGTAGCATTAGAAGTAAAAATAATTTCAGAGGAATCTTTTGCACCAAAAAATTCAGCTAGTTTTTCCCGTACCTCAAATATTTCTCTTCCAGCATATGCAGCCATTTTATGTCCTGCTCTTCCCGGATTTGCTCCATACTTGCGGAAAAATTGATCCATTTTTTGATAAACTTTTTCCGGCTTTGGCCATGATGTTGCAGCATTATCTAAATAAATCATCTTTAACACCTCTGTTTAAATACTTTATTGTTTCACATGAAACATTTTTATTAACTTCTCTCAAGAATTTCAATCACCCGTCGTAATTCCTCTTCTGTCTTACATTCAATAGTTATAGCTTTACGATTCTTTGTCTCATCAATCCTAACATGAACTCCAAATTTATCTTTCAATCTATTCTCAATAGCTATTACTTCCGGATCTTTCTTTTTATCCTTTCTTTTTTCTCTTTCTTTATCCTTTTTATTTTTCAATGTTTTTATATATTCTTCAAGTTGCCGTACAGTAAATCCTTGTTTAAGACAAATTTCACAGACTTTTAGCATCTCCTCTTCATTTGAAAGTCCAAGTAATGCTCTAGCATGTCCCATAGATAATGTTTCACGTGAAACATAATCTTGAATCTTCTTTGGAAGATTTAGAAGCCGTATGGTATTTGCAATGGCAGAACGACTTTTGCTTACTTTTTGTGAAACTTCTTCTTGTGTTAGTCCAAACTGTTCTATAAGTTGTTTATAAGCCATCGCTTCTTCAATTGGAGATAAATCTTCCCTCTGTAAATTTTCTATCAAAGCAATCTCCATCATCTGCTTATCATCAATATCTTTTTCAATAGCAGGGATAGTTTTTAAATTGGCCATTTTAGTAGCTCGAAGACGTCTCTCGCCGGCAACTAATTGGTATTTATTTCCAACCCTTCTAACACTAATTGGTTGAATAACACCGTGTTCTTTGATTGAATCACTTAGTTCTTTTAATAATTCCGGATCAAATTCTTTTCTGGGCTGATATGGATTTGGTTCAATATCAGCAACATTTATTTCAATCACATTTTGTTTAGATTCACTTGCATCTTTTTTCAGTTCATCATTGGGGAGTAAGGCGCCCAAACCTTTCCCCAATCTTTTTTTACTCATTAGCAATCACTTCCCTGGCTAAACTCATATAAGCCTTAGCACCTCTTGAAGTTGGATCATATACACAGATTGGTTTACCAAAACTTGGAGCTTCACTCAATCTTACATTACGTGGGATAATAGTTTTATAAACGCGGTCCTGAAAATGGTTTTTTACTTCGTCAATTACCTGTTGTGCCAAATTGGTCCGGGCATCATACATTGTCAAAACAATACCGTCAATCTCTAAAGTTGGGTTGAGATGTTTCTGAACAAGTTGTATTGTACGCATTAATTGTCCCAATCCCTCTAGAGCATAATACTCACATTGAATAGGTACAAGAACAACATCAGCAGCGGTTAAAGCATTTAAAGTCAAAAGACCCAAAGACGGAGGACAGTCAATCAAAATATAATCATACTTATCTTTAATCAATCCCAAACAATTTTTTAATCTAGATTCACGGGAGAAAACAGAAACTAACTCAATTTCAGCTCCAGCCAAATCTATAGTAGCAGGTATCAAATTTAAATTCTCTATTTCAGTTTTGATAATTACATTTTCAATATCCTCATCTTCTACTAATAAATTATATATACAACGATCTAAAGAGGATTTATTAACTCCTACACCGCTAGTGGCATTACCCTGAGGATCAATATCAATTAAGAGAACTTTATGGTTTAGTTGAGCAAGACATGCCCCTAAATTAACGGCAGTAGTACTTTTCCCTACTCCCCCCTTCTGATTAACAATCGCAATGGTCTTTCCCAAATTAAATCACCCCTTATTCCTGGTTTTTTGGTAACCTAATTTTAAATTCGATATATTCATCATTCTCAATTTCCTCGACCTGTACATTCAATCCTCCCTGTCTCAACTGCTTAACCGTTGCCCATAAAGTATTAGTATAAAGACGTAAATCTTTAAAAACTCTGATAACTGTCTTTTTTTTGTCATCTTTCTCTTTCTTACTTATTTTTTCGACAAGAAGATCAGTATCACGAACATTTAATTCCTTTTCTATTATCTCTTTTAAAACCATTCTCTGATCTTCT from the Anoxybacter fermentans genome contains:
- a CDS encoding aminotransferase class V-fold PLP-dependent enzyme, producing the protein MIYLDNAATSWPKPEKVYQKMDQFFRKYGANPGRAGHKMAAYAGREIFEVREKLAEFFGAKDSSEIIFTSNATHSLNLGIRGVVEKGDHVITSCLEHNSVIRPLKELERNGIIELSIIGLTESGDLDFDSLKKAIKENTKLIVMTHGSNVTGHIFDIGKIAKLAKEKGVLVMIDAAQTAGILPINLQELPIDMMAFPGHKSLYGPPGTGGLYIRKGIKINPIFAGGTGSKSEELYQPEVWPDKFESGTLNSVGIVGLGAGLDFIKKEGLEQIWEHEYYLTQKFMEGLLSIDKVKVYGPELGKIRTPVVSFNIGEESSSEVGYILDQVFDIAVRSGLHCSPLAHQTIGTFEQGTVRVSFGYFNNIKDVEETLKAIEEIAKEV
- a CDS encoding ParA family protein, with protein sequence MGKTIAIVNQKGGVGKSTTAVNLGACLAQLNHKVLLIDIDPQGNATSGVGVNKSSLDRCIYNLLVEDEDIENVIIKTEIENLNLIPATIDLAGAEIELVSVFSRESRLKNCLGLIKDKYDYILIDCPPSLGLLTLNALTAADVVLVPIQCEYYALEGLGQLMRTIQLVQKHLNPTLEIDGIVLTMYDARTNLAQQVIDEVKNHFQDRVYKTIIPRNVRLSEAPSFGKPICVYDPTSRGAKAYMSLAREVIANE
- a CDS encoding ParB/RepB/Spo0J family partition protein, whose protein sequence is MSKKRLGKGLGALLPNDELKKDASESKQNVIEINVADIEPNPYQPRKEFDPELLKELSDSIKEHGVIQPISVRRVGNKYQLVAGERRLRATKMANLKTIPAIEKDIDDKQMMEIALIENLQREDLSPIEEAMAYKQLIEQFGLTQEEVSQKVSKSRSAIANTIRLLNLPKKIQDYVSRETLSMGHARALLGLSNEEEMLKVCEICLKQGFTVRQLEEYIKTLKNKKDKEREKRKDKKKDPEVIAIENRLKDKFGVHVRIDETKNRKAITIECKTEEELRRVIEILERS